A stretch of the Synechocystis sp. PCC 7338 genome encodes the following:
- the nusA gene encoding transcription termination factor NusA produces the protein MSLVSLPGLPAMISEISKRNNLPTTAVEEALREALLKGYERFRRSQLMGHQFPEEYFNNFEVELDTEEEGFRVLSTKRIVEEVENSDQQISLKEVLEVTQEAQLGDEVVLDVTPEQKDFGRMAAIQTKQVLLQKLRDQQRKIIQEEFQDLEGSVLNARALRFERQSIIVAVQSSFGQPEVEAELPKREQLPNDNYRANSTFRVYLKRVREGSQRGPQLVVSRAAAGLVVDLFSVEVPEIEEEVVRIVAVAREAKPPSPSVGPRTKIAVDTLERDVDPVGACIGARGSRIHAVVNELRGEKIDVIRWSPDPATYIAQALSPARVDQVYLIHAEERHALVIVAEDQLSLAIGKEGQNVRLAARLTGWKIDIKDPETYARDKEAIEQSILERAAASAQARAEREAAEQEAQAKLEAEMAALQAEEAEEWESTTEAIARGEEELEESDQDQGAELGEEEALS, from the coding sequence ATGTCTCTTGTCAGTTTACCGGGGCTCCCGGCCATGATCAGTGAAATTAGTAAGCGCAATAATTTGCCCACCACGGCAGTGGAAGAAGCCCTACGGGAAGCTTTATTGAAGGGCTACGAACGTTTTCGGCGATCGCAGTTGATGGGGCACCAATTCCCCGAAGAATATTTCAATAACTTTGAGGTGGAACTAGACACGGAGGAAGAGGGCTTTCGGGTGCTTTCCACCAAGCGCATTGTGGAGGAAGTGGAAAATTCTGACCAACAAATTTCCCTCAAGGAAGTGCTAGAAGTGACCCAGGAAGCCCAACTAGGGGACGAGGTGGTGTTGGATGTGACCCCGGAACAGAAAGATTTTGGGCGCATGGCCGCCATTCAAACTAAGCAGGTATTACTGCAAAAACTGCGGGATCAACAGCGGAAAATTATCCAAGAGGAATTCCAAGATCTGGAGGGGTCAGTGCTCAATGCCCGGGCCCTTCGATTTGAACGTCAATCGATCATTGTGGCGGTGCAGAGTAGTTTTGGCCAACCAGAAGTGGAAGCGGAATTGCCCAAGCGGGAACAGTTACCCAACGATAATTACCGGGCTAATTCCACTTTCCGGGTGTATCTCAAACGGGTACGGGAAGGCTCCCAACGGGGCCCCCAATTGGTAGTCTCCCGGGCGGCGGCTGGTTTGGTGGTGGACCTTTTCAGTGTGGAAGTGCCGGAAATTGAAGAAGAGGTGGTGCGTATCGTGGCAGTGGCTCGGGAAGCCAAACCCCCTTCCCCTTCGGTGGGGCCCCGCACCAAAATTGCAGTGGATACCCTGGAGCGAGATGTGGACCCGGTGGGAGCTTGCATTGGCGCCCGGGGTTCCCGGATCCATGCGGTGGTCAATGAACTGCGGGGAGAAAAAATTGATGTGATCCGTTGGTCCCCAGACCCAGCTACCTACATTGCCCAGGCCCTCAGTCCAGCCCGGGTAGACCAGGTTTACCTCATCCATGCGGAGGAGCGCCATGCCCTGGTAATTGTGGCGGAGGATCAACTCAGCTTGGCGATCGGTAAGGAGGGGCAAAATGTCCGCTTGGCGGCCCGTTTAACTGGGTGGAAAATTGACATCAAAGACCCTGAAACCTATGCCCGGGATAAGGAGGCCATTGAACAATCTATTTTGGAACGGGCGGCGGCTTCGGCCCAGGCCAGGGCAGAACGGGAAGCCGCGGAACAGGAGGCCCAAGCTAAATTAGAAGCGGAAATGGCCGCCCTCCAAGCGGAAGAAGCAGAAGAGTGGGAGTCCACTACCGAGGCGATCGCCAGGGGGGAAGAAGAACTGGAGGAATCAGACCAAGACCAAGGGGCGGAGTTAGGGGAGGAAGAAGCGTTAAGCTAG
- a CDS encoding YlxR family protein, whose translation MAPGYRRCLSCRKVGDRRQFWRIVRVYPSRTVQLDHGMGRSAYLCPTHDCLRKARHKNLLGRALRAPVPSHLFEQLEARLLATP comes from the coding sequence ATGGCCCCCGGATACCGTCGTTGCCTCAGTTGCCGCAAAGTAGGCGATCGCCGACAATTTTGGCGAATTGTCAGAGTCTATCCATCCCGAACTGTACAATTAGATCACGGTATGGGGCGATCGGCTTATTTATGTCCGACCCATGACTGTCTGCGTAAGGCTCGCCACAAAAATCTGTTGGGGCGGGCCCTCCGAGCCCCAGTCCCCAGCCATCTCTTTGAGCAACTAGAAGCTCGTCTTCTCGCCACTCCCTGA
- the infB gene encoding translation initiation factor IF-2, protein MNNAKVRIYDLSKELNLENRDILDICERLNVAAKSHSSTISESDAERIKAAAKKFTPQQPKKPRVAAKPESKEDKSDPKQQKILAIHHKQEKSGGAFPARPTPPPRPKLQAPKAPTPPQPPVAKAPAPKVQKQEDIPNETPKSAPPPLTPPPVPSLQTPPSKPVLPSSPAKKTAAAPRLAGPPSRTSNPGKPAAPAKPKANRPEIVSLKDNRGQSRSANNDKEEKLAIPAGAPKSNNAPEPPKPKVELRRPKPPRPEEDENLPELLEFPPLSRGKGSDGDNDGDDGDLLSTEKPKPKLKRPTPPRLGKPDQWEDDEDEKANKAKAANKGKRRPKMDDDDDDLDIDGDNGPKPTLVSLSIARPPKPKSLAAKPSTPTVAKVKKPTLKSEASSGSSSSSRNRGDRRDRKEVVQKPEVIMLDRSLTVRDLADLLKVSETDIIKRLFLKGVAVQITQTLDEETARMVAESFEVAVETPEKVAAAAKTTEMLDEADLDNLVRRPPVVTIMGHVDHGKTTLLDSIRKTKVAQGEAGGITQHIGAYHVEVEHNDKNEQIVFLDTPGHEAFTAMRARGAKVTDIAILVVAADDGVQPQTKEAISHAKAAGVPLIVAINKVDKPEANPDRIKQELSELGLLAEEWGGDTIMVPVSALNGDNLDGLLEMILLVSEVEELVANPQRQAKGTVIEAHLDRTRGPVATLLIQNGTLRVGDAIVVGAVYGKIRAMIDDRGDKVEEASPSFAVEILGLGDVPAAGDEFEVFTNEKDARLQAEARAMEDRQTRLQQAMSSRKVTLSSISAQAQEGELKELNIILKADVQGSVGAILGSLEQLPQGEVQIRVLLASPGEVTETDVDLAAASGAIIIGFNTTLASGARQAADQEGVDIREYDIIYKLLDDIQGAMEGLLDPEEIESSLGTAEVRAVFPVGRGNIAGCYVQSGKIIRNRNLRVRRGDQVVFEGNIDSLKRIKEDVREVNAGYECGIGCSKFNDWKEGDIIEAYEMTMKRRTLAT, encoded by the coding sequence ATGAACAACGCCAAAGTCAGAATTTATGACCTATCAAAAGAATTAAATCTGGAGAATCGAGATATTTTAGACATCTGCGAACGGCTCAACGTGGCCGCCAAAAGTCACAGCAGCACCATTAGTGAATCCGATGCGGAGCGCATCAAAGCGGCGGCCAAAAAATTCACCCCCCAGCAACCGAAGAAGCCTAGAGTGGCCGCTAAGCCAGAGTCGAAGGAGGATAAGTCAGATCCCAAACAACAGAAGATTTTAGCAATCCACCACAAACAGGAAAAATCCGGCGGTGCATTTCCGGCCCGCCCCACCCCTCCTCCCCGGCCAAAACTCCAAGCGCCGAAGGCTCCCACTCCGCCCCAGCCCCCCGTGGCCAAAGCTCCAGCCCCGAAGGTCCAGAAACAGGAAGATATTCCTAATGAGACCCCGAAGAGTGCTCCCCCTCCCCTGACTCCTCCCCCTGTACCCAGCCTACAAACGCCCCCCAGTAAGCCGGTTCTTCCCAGCTCCCCGGCGAAGAAAACTGCTGCGGCTCCCCGTTTAGCAGGGCCTCCCAGCCGCACTTCTAATCCCGGCAAGCCCGCTGCTCCAGCCAAGCCCAAAGCTAACCGCCCTGAAATTGTCAGTCTTAAGGACAACCGTGGTCAGAGTCGCTCCGCCAATAACGATAAAGAGGAAAAACTGGCGATCCCTGCTGGGGCCCCTAAGTCCAATAATGCCCCGGAGCCGCCCAAGCCCAAGGTAGAATTGCGCCGTCCCAAGCCCCCCCGGCCCGAAGAGGACGAGAATTTACCGGAATTGCTGGAATTTCCTCCCCTCAGTCGGGGTAAAGGGAGCGATGGGGATAACGATGGCGATGACGGTGATCTGCTCTCCACCGAAAAACCTAAGCCGAAGCTAAAACGTCCCACCCCTCCTCGCCTGGGTAAACCAGATCAATGGGAGGATGATGAAGACGAAAAAGCCAATAAAGCTAAGGCGGCCAACAAGGGCAAACGGCGGCCCAAAATGGACGACGATGACGATGACCTGGATATAGATGGGGATAATGGTCCCAAGCCCACCCTCGTCAGTCTTTCCATTGCCCGTCCTCCCAAACCAAAATCCTTGGCGGCTAAACCTAGCACCCCCACCGTGGCCAAGGTTAAGAAACCGACCCTCAAGTCCGAAGCCAGCAGTGGTAGCAGCAGCAGTTCCCGTAACCGTGGCGATCGCCGCGACCGGAAAGAAGTGGTGCAAAAACCAGAAGTGATCATGTTGGACCGGAGCTTAACTGTCCGGGATCTGGCGGATCTGTTAAAGGTTTCCGAAACGGACATCATCAAACGGCTCTTCCTCAAAGGGGTGGCGGTGCAAATTACCCAAACCCTGGACGAAGAAACCGCCCGCATGGTGGCCGAATCCTTTGAAGTGGCAGTGGAAACCCCCGAAAAAGTAGCCGCCGCTGCTAAAACCACAGAAATGCTCGACGAAGCAGATCTGGATAACCTGGTACGTCGTCCCCCCGTGGTTACCATCATGGGTCACGTAGACCACGGTAAAACTACCCTGTTGGACTCTATTCGGAAAACCAAGGTAGCCCAAGGGGAAGCAGGGGGCATTACCCAACACATTGGCGCTTACCACGTCGAAGTAGAGCACAACGACAAGAACGAACAGATTGTCTTCCTCGATACTCCTGGCCACGAAGCCTTTACCGCCATGCGGGCCCGGGGAGCTAAGGTTACGGACATTGCCATTCTGGTGGTGGCTGCCGATGACGGTGTGCAACCCCAAACCAAAGAGGCCATTAGCCATGCCAAGGCCGCTGGCGTGCCCTTAATTGTGGCCATCAACAAAGTCGATAAGCCCGAAGCCAATCCCGACCGGATTAAACAGGAGTTGTCCGAACTTGGTCTCCTGGCTGAGGAATGGGGCGGAGATACCATCATGGTGCCTGTCAGTGCCCTCAACGGCGATAACCTAGACGGCTTGCTAGAAATGATTCTGCTGGTGTCGGAAGTAGAAGAATTGGTGGCTAACCCCCAACGCCAAGCCAAAGGTACAGTAATCGAAGCTCACCTAGACCGCACCAGGGGCCCTGTGGCTACCCTCTTGATCCAAAATGGTACTCTCCGGGTTGGGGATGCCATTGTGGTGGGGGCTGTGTACGGCAAAATCCGAGCAATGATCGACGACCGGGGCGACAAGGTGGAAGAAGCCAGTCCTTCCTTCGCAGTGGAAATCCTTGGTCTGGGGGATGTGCCCGCCGCCGGGGATGAGTTTGAGGTCTTCACCAACGAAAAAGATGCCCGTCTCCAGGCCGAAGCTCGGGCCATGGAAGACCGTCAAACCCGTTTGCAACAGGCGATGTCTTCCCGCAAGGTGACCCTCAGCAGTATTTCTGCCCAGGCCCAGGAAGGGGAACTAAAGGAATTGAATATTATCCTCAAAGCGGACGTACAAGGTTCGGTGGGGGCGATTTTGGGTTCCTTGGAACAATTACCCCAAGGGGAAGTACAGATCCGCGTTCTGTTGGCATCCCCTGGCGAGGTAACGGAGACCGATGTGGATCTGGCTGCCGCCAGTGGAGCAATTATCATTGGCTTCAACACCACCCTGGCCAGTGGGGCCCGTCAAGCGGCCGACCAGGAAGGGGTGGACATTCGGGAATACGACATTATCTATAAGCTTCTGGATGACATCCAGGGGGCCATGGAGGGTCTATTGGATCCCGAAGAAATTGAGTCTTCCCTCGGAACGGCGGAAGTGCGGGCAGTCTTCCCTGTGGGTCGGGGCAACATTGCCGGTTGTTACGTCCAGTCGGGCAAAATTATTCGGAACCGTAACCTGCGGGTGCGTCGGGGTGACCAAGTGGTCTTTGAAGGCAACATCGATTCCCTCAAACGGATTAAGGAGGACGTGCGGGAAGTTAATGCCGGTTATGAATGCGGTATTGGCTGTAGCAAGTTCAACGATTGGAAAGAGGGAGACATCATCGAAGCCTATGAAATGACCATGAAGCGTCGCACATTGGCTACCTAG
- the rimP gene encoding ribosome maturation factor RimP yields MTHPVIPDILALAQPIAEDLGLEVTDAVFQTNKRPPVLRIDIRNLQQDTSLNDCEAFSRSFDAQLEASSLIASAYVLEVSSPGISPYLATERDFIAFKGFEVVVTSDNPHQGQSQWQGSLQGRDGEAVYLSIRGRTVAIPLTAGLTVRLPH; encoded by the coding sequence ATGACCCATCCCGTAATTCCCGACATTCTTGCATTAGCACAGCCCATTGCTGAGGATTTGGGGCTGGAGGTGACGGATGCGGTGTTCCAAACCAATAAACGTCCACCGGTGTTGCGGATTGATATCCGTAATCTCCAGCAGGATACTAGCCTAAATGACTGTGAAGCCTTTAGTCGGAGCTTTGACGCCCAATTGGAGGCAAGCAGTTTAATAGCCAGCGCCTACGTGTTGGAAGTTTCTAGCCCAGGCATTTCCCCCTACCTCGCCACGGAGCGAGATTTTATTGCCTTTAAAGGGTTTGAAGTAGTGGTTACCAGTGACAATCCCCACCAGGGTCAAAGTCAATGGCAGGGGAGTTTACAGGGGCGAGATGGAGAGGCGGTGTACTTGAGCATTAGGGGAAGAACCGTAGCTATTCCTCTGACAGCGGGATTAACGGTGCGGCTACCCCATTGA